The bacterium nucleotide sequence CACCAGGTCGCTATTGTATAATCATAACATAATTTGCATCAATGTGCCAAAAGTTTCGTTCCCAAGATTGACGCAAATTATGCCACCCCCTATCTTCGCCCCTCGCCCGTCCCGCCCACCGGAGGAACCCCATGCGCATCTGGTTCGACGCCGACAACGGCCCCCACGTCCTGATCATGCGTCCGCTCGTGGCGGCCCTGCGGGACCGGGGGCACGAGGTCGTCTTCACGGCCCGCGACCGGACCAAGACCTGCGAGCTGCTCGATCTGTACGGCTTCTCCTACACGAAGGTCGGGGCCGAATACGGCAAGGGGATGGCCGGCAAGGTGAAGGGCACCCTCGGCCGCGCCTGGGAACTGGTGCGGGCCCTGCCCGGCCCGAAGCCCGACGTGAGCTTCGGCCACGGTTCCCGTGCGCTGCCCATCGCCTCGCGGCTGCGCGGGATTCCGACGGTGACCATGTACGACTACGAGTGGGTCAGCGCCACGCTCTTCAACTGGTGCTGCCGTTCGATCCTGCTGCCCGCCGCCATCACGCCGGAGCGCTGTGGCGAAGCGGGCATCTCGGCCGGCAAGGTCGTCAGCTACCCGGGCTTCAAGGAGGAGCTGTACCTCGGCGGCCGCGCCCTCGACGATACCGTCGCGGACGATCTCGGGCTGCGCCCGGAGGCGGTCAAGGTCCTGCTGCGGCCGCCCGCCACCACGGCGCACTACCACAATCCCGAGGCGGAGACGATCCTCGAGGCGATCCTGGGCCACCTGGCGTCCGCTCCGGACGTGCAGCTGGTCTTCCTGCCGCGCACGCCCGACCAGCTCGATCTGCCCCGGGCGGCCGGCGTGGCCGAGGTGATCGTGCCGCGGAAGGTCTACGACGGTCCCAGCATGGTCGCCGCCATGGACATGGTGATCAGCGGCGGCGGCACCATGACCCGCGAGGCGGCGATCATGGGCGTGCCCAGCTACAGCTTCTTCCGGGGGCGTTCCGGCATGGTCGACGAGGCCCTCAACGGCGAAGACCGGCTGGTCCTGCTCGCCACGGCCGACGAGGTCGCGGCCCGGATGCCCGTGGTGCGGCGTGAGGGGACCATCACGTTGCCTGCGCCGGACCGGCTCGTGGCTTTCATCTGCGACGCGATCGAGGCGGCGTCCCGCTAGACGTCCCCGCGCCCGCCGGGGCTGGTGGTCCGGCGAGATCCCCGGCTGGACACGGCGGGGGCTAGGGCCGATACTCGGCCGGCATCCGCCCGGCCCATCCGACCCCGGAGATCCCATGTCCCGCCACGTCGACGTTCTCGGCCCGCTCCCGCCTCCCTACGGAGGGGTCTCGATCCACATCATCCGCTTCCTGGAACTCCTGCGGGGCGAAGGCCTGTCGGCGACCGGGCATTCCTACACCGGCACCACGCGGCAGGGGAAGGCGGGCAAGGCCTGGCAGGCTGCCGGCATGGTGGGCGGGCTGCTGCGGGGAGTCCGGCCGGGACCCGACTCGGTGCTGCACCTCCACTACGGCGGGCTCGGCTACTTCCTCGCCCTGGCGCCGCTGCTGACCCGGCCGTGGGCGCGCAAGGTCATCACCTTCCACTCGGTCCGGGTGATCCAGGACCTCGACGGGAAGCCGGACTGGCTGCGCCGGCGAACGCTGGGCCTGTTGGGCGGCTTCGACCTGTTCGTGCCCGTTCGCACGGAGATCGGCACCGAACTCGCGGCCCTGGGGCTGCAGGGCCCGCAGGTCACCGTGATGCCGGCCTTCCTGCCGCCGGCCCCGTCCGAGCGGAACCTGGAGCGGCTCCCGGCCGCCGTCGCCGCCCAACTCGAAGCCGGCCTGGCGGACGGCCGCCGGCAGGTGAGCTGTGCCGCCTACTACCTCGGCCCGGGCTACGGCAAGGACGATCTCTACGGGGTCGAGGAACTGCTCGCCGCCGTCGCGTCGCGGGACGAGGCGCCGGGCTGCGACCTCTGGGTCCTCGTCTCGAACCGCCCCGAGACCGCCGCCCAGAAGGCGGCGGAGCAGGCCGTCCTGGCCCATGCCGCCCGGCTCGAGCATACGCGGCTGCATCTGCACTACGGCCTGCCCCTGATTCCGGTCCTGGCCCGCAGCG carries:
- a CDS encoding DUF354 domain-containing protein; the encoded protein is MRIWFDADNGPHVLIMRPLVAALRDRGHEVVFTARDRTKTCELLDLYGFSYTKVGAEYGKGMAGKVKGTLGRAWELVRALPGPKPDVSFGHGSRALPIASRLRGIPTVTMYDYEWVSATLFNWCCRSILLPAAITPERCGEAGISAGKVVSYPGFKEELYLGGRALDDTVADDLGLRPEAVKVLLRPPATTAHYHNPEAETILEAILGHLASAPDVQLVFLPRTPDQLDLPRAAGVAEVIVPRKVYDGPSMVAAMDMVISGGGTMTREAAIMGVPSYSFFRGRSGMVDEALNGEDRLVLLATADEVAARMPVVRREGTITLPAPDRLVAFICDAIEAASR
- a CDS encoding glycosyltransferase, encoding MSRHVDVLGPLPPPYGGVSIHIIRFLELLRGEGLSATGHSYTGTTRQGKAGKAWQAAGMVGGLLRGVRPGPDSVLHLHYGGLGYFLALAPLLTRPWARKVITFHSVRVIQDLDGKPDWLRRRTLGLLGGFDLFVPVRTEIGTELAALGLQGPQVTVMPAFLPPAPSERNLERLPAAVAAQLEAGLADGRRQVSCAAYYLGPGYGKDDLYGVEELLAAVASRDEAPGCDLWVLVSNRPETAAQKAAEQAVLAHAARLEHTRLHLHYGLPLIPVLARSAAFVRPSREDGDSVAIREAMSMGVPVLASDVVQRPEGVTTFDLAGPEATAAALVPFLAGAESPAAGAVREILPGERERFTRFVREVAGVEDQSAAR